In Leptospiraceae bacterium, one genomic interval encodes:
- a CDS encoding helix-turn-helix transcriptional regulator, with product MKFLLQQEKRFYFFAFFVLFMTFWILEDILSLYLNAHWLHYSQTYFTFMETLIAIFSVLGIYFLFQELKDNKHNIDSAKEVIESLKSKNQKLNDLSLSFWNSIESQFKAWNLTKAEKDIAILLLRGLSNQQIAAIRGKSLKTVENQAFAIYQKSGTTGKLEFIAFFISPLLPEED from the coding sequence ATGAAATTCTTACTGCAACAAGAAAAGCGCTTTTATTTCTTTGCGTTTTTTGTCTTGTTTATGACGTTTTGGATTTTGGAGGATATTCTTTCTCTTTACTTGAATGCACATTGGCTGCATTACTCCCAAACTTATTTTACATTCATGGAAACTCTCATTGCAATTTTTTCTGTCCTAGGAATTTATTTTTTATTCCAAGAATTAAAAGACAATAAACACAATATTGATTCAGCAAAAGAAGTAATTGAAAGTTTAAAATCAAAGAATCAAAAATTAAATGATCTAAGTCTTAGCTTTTGGAATTCAATAGAAAGTCAATTCAAAGCATGGAATCTCACCAAAGCAGAAAAAGACATTGCCATTTTACTTCTTCGTGGCTTGTCCAATCAACAGATTGCTGCCATTCGGGGAAAGAGTCTCAAGACCGTAGAAAATCAAGCGTTTGCTATCTACCAGAAGTCCGGCACTACCGGCAAATTGGAGTTTATCGCTTTTTTTATTTCTCCTCTACTTCCTGAAGAGGATTAG
- a CDS encoding N-6 DNA methylase has product MLLLTTRFSSRVSFSISQLTVVDAEDLYDQAVRLPWEEIIAPGLSFKIDSNTKDSLKDSRYALYKLKDAIKDRLREKRGEEIEIDRDEPDIVLHLRSNRDFVNIELSLSSQPLNKRGYRMEFLDAPIRENMAQALIHFSGWTKDEILIDPMCGSGTILIEAALLLKRKYINENLMNQSAVYRMLYDVYVSPTQEQKSGECRLFGYDINPKAVQIARDNAQRAGVDKLIQFEKSDVLNISNTGNWKSGHIVMNPPYGERLGTKEDLKILYGKISSKFKQEFSGFRFTVISGDKSLLGFFKLKEDKGMNVAIAKMKGKFVSYDLK; this is encoded by the coding sequence ATGCTTTTACTCACTACACGATTTTCTTCGCGCGTGTCGTTTAGTATTTCTCAATTAACCGTAGTTGACGCAGAAGATTTATATGACCAGGCAGTTCGTTTACCCTGGGAAGAAATCATTGCACCCGGTCTCAGCTTTAAAATTGATTCCAATACAAAAGATAGCCTGAAAGATTCACGTTATGCGCTATACAAATTGAAGGATGCGATTAAAGATAGACTGAGAGAAAAAAGAGGGGAAGAAATTGAAATTGATAGAGACGAGCCGGATATAGTTTTGCATCTCAGATCCAATCGAGATTTTGTAAACATCGAACTGTCTCTTAGCTCACAACCTTTAAATAAACGCGGTTATAGAATGGAATTTTTAGATGCACCCATTCGGGAGAATATGGCGCAGGCACTCATTCATTTTTCCGGTTGGACAAAAGATGAAATTCTAATTGATCCTATGTGTGGCTCTGGCACAATCCTAATTGAAGCAGCACTTCTTCTAAAAAGAAAATACATCAACGAAAATCTAATGAACCAATCTGCGGTTTATAGAATGTTATACGATGTATATGTTAGTCCGACACAAGAGCAGAAGAGCGGCGAATGCAGATTATTCGGTTATGATATTAACCCGAAAGCAGTTCAAATTGCGCGGGACAATGCACAGAGAGCTGGCGTTGATAAATTAATCCAATTTGAAAAGTCAGATGTTTTAAATATATCTAACACAGGCAATTGGAAGTCCGGTCATATAGTGATGAATCCTCCTTATGGGGAGAGACTTGGAACAAAGGAAGACTTAAAGATTCTTTATGGAAAAATTTCTTCTAAGTTTAAGCAAGAATTTTCAGGATTCAGGTTTACCGTGATCAGTGGCGATAAATCCCTGTTAGGCTTTTTCAAATTAAAGGAAGATAAAGGTATGAATGTGGCAATCGCAAAGATGAAAGGTAAATTCGTATCTTATGATTTAAAATGA
- a CDS encoding acetylglutamate kinase, protein MKRSTDQLQKFFEMTGNEADSLIFLKSFRSIDSEKFLLIYVDSEVVMESFSTFYYDLKMLHSLGLYPVILMSQDSISYIDLFFKGVFDSSKDSQKADELRCDLLPLSDSGVDEIKTSIDKKHIPFAVLDSEENVFEAVSEITKHLLTTKFLIVSSKGGFRNKNSNEKISIINIRSDYQSLCEENCLSSESLFLLEQLKNILENKITHFMNIAITSPITMLRELFTVKGSGTFIKLGSEIKHITDIDSVDKIKLAHLLDAAFRKKIDPKFLDSRIDSLFLEVDYRGAAILKQTEYGFLLSKFAVDEIARGEGIGRDIWNEMKKQHRTIFWRAKTENQINKWYAKECQGMDKGKDWYIYWINLEIEKIPSVCRYLRSQAQDFLV, encoded by the coding sequence ATGAAACGATCTACCGACCAATTACAAAAGTTTTTTGAAATGACAGGAAATGAAGCGGATAGCTTGATTTTCTTGAAGAGTTTTCGTTCCATTGACTCAGAAAAATTTCTATTGATCTATGTGGATTCGGAAGTAGTAATGGAATCATTCTCTACCTTTTATTATGATCTCAAGATGCTTCATTCTCTTGGGCTATACCCTGTAATCCTCATGAGTCAGGATTCGATTTCGTATATTGATCTTTTTTTTAAAGGAGTTTTTGATTCCAGTAAGGATTCACAAAAAGCAGATGAACTAAGATGCGATTTACTTCCGTTATCCGATAGTGGTGTTGACGAAATAAAAACATCAATTGACAAAAAACATATTCCCTTTGCAGTCTTGGATTCAGAAGAAAATGTTTTCGAAGCAGTATCTGAAATCACAAAGCATTTACTGACTACAAAATTTCTAATTGTTTCCTCTAAGGGCGGATTTAGAAATAAAAATTCTAACGAAAAAATTTCTATTATAAATATTAGAAGTGACTACCAGTCTTTATGTGAGGAAAATTGCCTTTCCTCAGAAAGCCTATTCCTATTAGAGCAGTTGAAGAATATTTTAGAAAATAAAATTACTCACTTCATGAACATTGCAATTACATCTCCAATCACAATGCTTCGGGAATTATTCACAGTAAAAGGAAGTGGAACGTTTATCAAACTGGGTAGTGAAATCAAGCATATCACTGATATAGATTCAGTGGATAAGATAAAGTTGGCGCATCTACTCGACGCCGCTTTTCGAAAAAAAATTGATCCGAAGTTTCTAGACTCAAGAATTGATTCTTTATTTTTAGAAGTAGATTACAGGGGAGCGGCAATTCTAAAGCAAACCGAATATGGATTTCTACTTTCTAAATTTGCAGTCGATGAGATTGCGCGTGGAGAAGGGATTGGTCGAGATATTTGGAATGAAATGAAAAAGCAGCACAGAACTATTTTTTGGAGAGCCAAAACCGAAAACCAAATCAATAAATGGTATGCGAAAGAATGTCAGGGAATGGACAAGGGCAAAGACTGGTATATATATTGGATAAACTTAGAGATTGAGAAAATTCCCTCTGTATGTCGTTATCTACGCTCACAGGCTCAGGATTTCCTTGTATGA
- a CDS encoding DUF393 domain-containing protein, with protein MKVFLYDGNCSFCSNLARRLQAICLSKEIEFLSFRNISSSQLSKIHPTLTEEVMAANVQFIYNGLRYPGFFAVRKLSFYLKFYRYFFWILYLPLIPIIGILVMNYLKLRTGHGTKG; from the coding sequence ATGAAAGTTTTTTTATACGATGGGAATTGTTCTTTTTGTTCAAATCTAGCAAGGCGGTTACAGGCAATTTGTCTTTCAAAGGAGATTGAATTTCTTTCTTTTAGAAATATATCATCGAGTCAATTGAGTAAAATTCATCCAACGCTCACGGAGGAAGTCATGGCGGCTAACGTTCAATTCATTTATAATGGACTTCGTTATCCGGGATTCTTTGCAGTGCGTAAGCTGTCTTTTTATTTGAAATTCTATCGATATTTTTTTTGGATTCTCTATTTACCTCTTATCCCGATAATTGGGATTCTTGTAATGAATTACTTAAAACTCAGGACTGGACATGGAACTAAAGGATGA
- a CDS encoding iron-containing redox enzyme family protein has product MSLTKKLKLEVENHPVLKTKWLVDRKTHLSKEDLCLWLSQEYFVSVDFVNWFLWTASLTNNIKAKILLVHNIWEELGEGEASKSHVMVLTKFLNEIGIPESDLKILSHTQKYLEDMKQVTNSNIYSALGALGPANEYLLKLEYGQMYESYQKLSEKEKLPKAFFFEVNLEADESHSAELFKLIEDICDTPQKIEHVKEGNRKALDARLQFYEGLELVGKL; this is encoded by the coding sequence ATGAGTTTAACAAAAAAACTGAAACTAGAAGTAGAAAATCATCCTGTATTAAAAACAAAATGGCTCGTTGATAGAAAAACGCATTTATCCAAAGAAGACCTTTGTCTCTGGCTAAGTCAGGAATACTTTGTATCAGTAGATTTTGTGAATTGGTTTTTATGGACAGCAAGCCTCACAAATAATATAAAGGCAAAAATTCTATTAGTCCATAATATCTGGGAAGAACTCGGTGAAGGCGAAGCAAGCAAATCCCATGTAATGGTTTTAACCAAATTTTTAAACGAAATTGGAATCCCCGAATCCGATTTAAAAATTCTATCTCATACTCAAAAATACTTAGAAGATATGAAACAGGTTACTAATTCAAATATCTACTCCGCTCTAGGAGCGCTCGGACCGGCTAATGAGTATTTGCTTAAGCTTGAATATGGACAAATGTATGAATCCTATCAAAAACTAAGCGAGAAAGAAAAACTACCAAAGGCATTTTTCTTTGAAGTGAATTTAGAAGCCGATGAATCGCACAGTGCTGAATTATTCAAGCTCATTGAGGATATTTGTGATACTCCGCAAAAGATAGAGCATGTAAAAGAAGGAAATAGAAAAGCTCTTGATGCACGACTTCAATTTTACGAGGGCTTAGAGCTAGTCGGTAAACTCTAA
- a CDS encoding arginine-tRNA-protein transferase, translated as MIYDEYQFEKVNPDSMDLLWKAGFRHFGTYFFRYSIGLLNGEYTEVLPLRINLNSLRLSKSQKKTIRKNSDTTVIIRDCFIDEEKEKLFTIHAERFTKNRPESLFNFLSPEDTATKPCELKEICVFVRDSLAAVSFLDLGEKASSSVYAMFHPDYAKRRLGIYTLLLEIQYSIDRGMDYLYPGYAYRESSFYDYKKKFYPMEYFDWNGNWLPLNIEEAIEE; from the coding sequence ATGATTTATGATGAATACCAATTTGAAAAAGTGAATCCAGACTCTATGGATCTCTTATGGAAAGCTGGATTTAGACATTTTGGAACTTATTTTTTTCGTTACAGCATTGGGCTTTTAAATGGAGAGTATACAGAAGTTCTTCCTTTGAGAATAAATCTGAATTCTCTCAGGTTATCCAAAAGTCAAAAAAAAACAATTCGAAAGAATTCGGATACAACGGTGATTATCCGCGATTGTTTTATTGATGAGGAAAAGGAAAAGCTTTTCACTATTCATGCAGAGCGGTTTACAAAGAATAGACCCGAATCGCTTTTCAACTTTCTATCTCCTGAAGACACTGCCACAAAGCCCTGTGAGCTAAAAGAAATCTGTGTATTCGTTAGAGACTCCCTTGCTGCGGTAAGTTTTCTAGATTTAGGAGAGAAAGCCTCCTCTAGCGTCTACGCAATGTTTCACCCCGATTACGCAAAACGAAGGCTAGGTATTTATACACTACTCTTAGAAATTCAATATTCTATTGATAGAGGAATGGATTATCTATATCCCGGCTATGCTTACAGAGAATCTTCCTTCTATGATTACAAAAAAAAATTTTATCCAATGGAATATTTTGATTGGAATGGAAATTGGCTTCCGCTAAATATCGAAGAAGCGATCGAGGAATAA
- the hisC gene encoding histidinol-phosphate transaminase, translated as MKKYFQEKLYTLAPYTPGEQPKSIGKIVKLNTNENPYPPSPAVKKAVTSILSKGLLRRYSNPISEGVIREIAKLHKIPESHILVTNGYDEGLAILFRATLGEGNIAIMPYPTYSLYPVLTSLQLNGAKVEQVQLKDDFHFDFSKLQKSMNPKARLLAFANPNAPTSIQESKTDIINLIKKFDGMVLCDEAYIDFAPKGTSLISEVKTLNNLVVSRTLSKSYGLAGLRLGYLVSSPENIVELMKIKDSYNLGMLEQEVAIAALKDQAYLQKTVKNIIASRKKLAANLGKLGFKVLDSQTNFLFVKPPALISAEEIFLYLKKEEVYIRYFKDAFCKDYVRITIGTEEENKILLSKIKKAIASK; from the coding sequence TTGAAAAAATACTTTCAAGAAAAGCTTTATACCCTTGCGCCCTATACTCCCGGTGAACAACCAAAGAGTATAGGAAAAATTGTAAAGCTAAATACAAATGAAAATCCCTACCCCCCTAGTCCCGCGGTAAAAAAAGCGGTTACTAGTATTTTGTCGAAAGGACTTCTGCGTAGATATTCTAATCCTATTTCAGAAGGCGTGATTCGAGAAATTGCGAAGCTCCACAAGATTCCTGAATCACATATATTAGTTACAAATGGTTACGACGAAGGATTAGCCATTCTATTTAGAGCGACGCTCGGTGAGGGGAATATCGCTATTATGCCCTACCCGACCTATTCTCTTTATCCTGTTTTGACTAGTCTTCAACTAAATGGAGCAAAGGTTGAGCAAGTTCAATTAAAAGATGATTTTCATTTTGATTTTTCTAAATTGCAAAAATCGATGAATCCAAAAGCAAGACTATTAGCTTTTGCAAATCCAAACGCGCCAACTAGTATTCAAGAATCAAAGACAGATATAATCAATCTAATCAAGAAATTTGACGGAATGGTTTTGTGTGATGAGGCTTACATTGATTTTGCGCCCAAAGGCACGAGTCTAATTTCGGAAGTAAAGACCTTAAACAACCTGGTCGTGTCAAGAACTCTTTCTAAGTCTTATGGACTTGCAGGACTCAGGCTGGGATACTTAGTAAGTAGTCCTGAAAACATTGTAGAGTTAATGAAGATTAAAGATTCTTATAATCTAGGGATGCTCGAACAAGAAGTTGCAATTGCTGCCCTGAAAGACCAGGCTTACTTACAAAAAACCGTTAAAAATATAATCGCCTCTCGAAAAAAACTTGCGGCTAATCTGGGTAAGCTTGGATTTAAAGTTTTGGACAGCCAGACTAATTTTTTATTTGTGAAACCACCTGCTTTGATTTCTGCCGAAGAAATTTTTCTTTATTTAAAAAAAGAAGAAGTCTATATTCGCTATTTCAAAGACGCATTCTGCAAAGACTATGTTCGTATAACTATCGGCACAGAAGAAGAAAATAAAATTCTACTTTCCAAAATAAAAAAAGCAATCGCAAGTAAGTAA
- a CDS encoding 2-isopropylmalate synthase yields MTDQDYVRIFDTTLRDGEQCPGAAMNENEKIEIARHLAKMNVDVIEAGFPVSSPVQFKAVERIAREIEGPIITGLARSLRVDIESAANALKPAKRKRIHTFLATSPIHMKHKLGKTPSEVLKLAIEAVKMARDFVDDVEFSPEDGTRSDWEFLREICEGVIEAGATTINVPDTVGYTTPEKYGELFNFLIKNVRGADKIVFSAHCHNDLGLATANSLSAIVNGVRQVECTINGIGERAGNTAMEEVVMALRTRKDFYGITTRIDTTQIFKASYLVKNITGMTVQPNKAVVGANAFAHESGIHQDGVIKNRETYEIMTPQSIGLESNRMVLGRHSGRAGFKDRIIRLGFQPKQDELELAYTKFLEIADKKKEIFDEDIISLFTDQHRKTGISRFILEYFHISTGSKTVPTATIKLRVNDVIIEESATGDGPVDAVFKAIEKATKMEPELSRLVISPVTEGKDALAEASVTLNLNGKRVVGKGGSTDIIEASALSFIDALNRL; encoded by the coding sequence ATGACTGATCAAGACTACGTTCGAATTTTCGATACCACACTTCGCGATGGAGAGCAGTGCCCCGGTGCTGCTATGAATGAAAATGAAAAAATAGAAATCGCACGCCATCTCGCAAAAATGAATGTAGATGTCATTGAGGCAGGATTTCCTGTTTCCTCTCCTGTTCAATTCAAAGCAGTAGAAAGAATTGCACGCGAGATTGAAGGTCCGATTATCACAGGTCTCGCACGATCGTTACGTGTTGACATAGAATCTGCGGCTAATGCTCTTAAGCCGGCAAAGCGCAAAAGAATTCACACCTTCCTCGCAACATCTCCCATTCATATGAAACACAAGCTGGGTAAAACTCCTTCCGAAGTGTTAAAACTGGCAATTGAAGCAGTGAAAATGGCACGTGATTTTGTAGACGATGTAGAATTTTCCCCGGAAGATGGAACTCGCTCTGATTGGGAATTTCTGAGAGAAATCTGTGAAGGTGTAATCGAAGCAGGTGCTACTACTATTAATGTTCCGGATACTGTCGGTTATACCACACCTGAAAAATATGGAGAACTATTTAACTTTTTGATTAAAAATGTGCGCGGTGCGGATAAGATTGTTTTTTCTGCGCACTGTCATAATGACTTGGGGCTTGCTACTGCAAATTCTCTATCAGCTATCGTCAATGGTGTGCGTCAGGTCGAATGCACAATCAATGGAATTGGAGAAAGAGCAGGTAACACTGCGATGGAAGAAGTAGTTATGGCTCTTAGAACAAGAAAAGATTTCTACGGAATCACGACAAGAATTGATACAACCCAAATTTTCAAAGCTTCCTATTTAGTAAAAAATATTACAGGCATGACTGTTCAACCGAACAAAGCAGTTGTAGGAGCAAACGCGTTTGCTCACGAGTCAGGAATTCACCAGGACGGTGTGATTAAAAATCGTGAGACTTACGAAATCATGACTCCTCAGTCCATCGGCTTAGAATCAAATCGCATGGTTTTAGGTAGACATTCTGGTCGCGCTGGTTTTAAAGATAGAATTATTCGTTTAGGATTTCAGCCAAAGCAAGACGAATTAGAATTAGCCTACACAAAATTTTTAGAAATTGCTGATAAGAAAAAAGAAATCTTCGATGAAGACATTATTTCTTTATTTACAGACCAACACCGCAAAACAGGCATTAGCCGATTCATTCTAGAATATTTCCATATATCTACTGGCTCTAAAACGGTTCCGACTGCAACCATTAAGTTAAGAGTAAATGACGTAATTATAGAAGAATCTGCTACGGGAGATGGACCTGTAGACGCAGTATTTAAAGCTATTGAAAAAGCAACCAAAATGGAGCCAGAACTTTCCAGACTTGTAATTTCTCCTGTTACAGAAGGCAAAGACGCATTAGCCGAAGCATCTGTAACATTGAATTTGAACGGTAAGAGAGTTGTTGGAAAAGGTGGCTCTACTGATATAATCGAGGCATCGGCTTTATCTTTTATAGATGCGCTAAACCGACTTTGA
- a CDS encoding fasciclin domain-containing protein: protein MKKFSIICVSICALFVLGDCKKEEGTSVGGGMASVEDSTSQKNVVGIAVGSKDHTTLVAAVKAADLVDSLANPGPFTVFAPTNDAFDKLPKGTVEGLLKADKIDDLKNILEYHVIVGTYKKENLQDGQVIGMANGGNITVTVKDGKTLINGESQIIASVPASNGIVHVMDTVLLPK, encoded by the coding sequence ATGAAAAAGTTTTCTATAATATGCGTTAGTATTTGCGCCTTATTCGTATTAGGCGATTGTAAGAAAGAAGAAGGCACTTCCGTCGGTGGTGGGATGGCTTCTGTTGAAGACTCCACTTCACAAAAAAACGTTGTTGGTATTGCAGTTGGATCAAAAGACCACACTACCTTAGTTGCAGCAGTAAAGGCAGCTGATTTAGTCGATTCGTTAGCTAATCCGGGACCTTTTACAGTGTTTGCACCAACGAATGATGCCTTCGATAAACTTCCAAAGGGAACTGTGGAAGGTTTATTAAAAGCAGACAAGATTGATGACTTAAAAAATATTTTAGAATACCATGTAATCGTAGGAACATACAAAAAAGAAAATCTACAAGATGGTCAAGTCATCGGAATGGCAAATGGCGGCAACATCACAGTAACCGTTAAAGATGGTAAGACTTTAATCAACGGAGAATCTCAAATTATTGCATCTGTTCCTGCTTCCAATGGAATTGTGCATGTAATGGATACAGTGCTTTTACCGAAGTAA
- the lpdA gene encoding dihydrolipoyl dehydrogenase: MSKEFDVTVIGSGPGGYVAAIRAAQLGMKVAIVEKRKTLGGTCLNVGCIPSKALLDSSEEYHKVKHKLADHGISVGEVKLDLKKLLERKDKVVKEVTEGVDYLMKKNKIERFLGHGKLISTTEIEITSESGTEKIISKNIILATGSTPIEIPGFEIDGKQVVTSDHAINLPEVPKHLIIIGAGVIGLELGSVWSRLGAKVTVVELQSRLFGTADKQMSSYAQRLLEGQGINFLFEHKVLGTEKKKDKVIVNIQNPEGKSIQIDGDVVLLAVGRRPYADNLGAKELGVKFTPRGRIEVNPHNFQTSIPNIYAIGDVIDGPMLAHKAEDEGIALAEILAGQSGHVNYAAIPWIVYIWPEVAWVGLGEEELQAKGIEYKVGKAMFKPNGRSKAMGESDGQVKVLADKKTDKLLGIYIIGPRASDMIVEAAIAFEFGASAEDLARTCHAHPTLSEVVREAAMAVDKWSIHS, translated from the coding sequence ATGAGTAAAGAATTTGATGTAACAGTGATTGGCTCCGGTCCCGGCGGATACGTTGCCGCTATTCGTGCGGCTCAACTTGGAATGAAAGTTGCGATTGTTGAAAAACGTAAAACTCTCGGAGGGACTTGTTTAAACGTTGGTTGTATTCCTTCTAAGGCACTCCTTGACTCCTCTGAGGAATACCACAAAGTTAAACATAAATTAGCCGATCACGGCATCAGTGTAGGTGAAGTAAAGTTAGACTTAAAAAAACTTTTAGAAAGAAAAGACAAAGTCGTAAAAGAAGTAACAGAAGGTGTCGATTATCTTATGAAAAAAAATAAGATCGAACGATTCCTAGGACATGGAAAATTAATCTCCACAACCGAAATTGAAATTACTTCTGAATCTGGCACTGAAAAAATCATTTCCAAGAACATCATCCTTGCTACAGGATCTACGCCCATCGAAATTCCAGGATTTGAAATTGATGGTAAACAAGTAGTAACCTCTGATCATGCGATCAATCTCCCGGAGGTTCCCAAGCATCTAATCATCATTGGTGCTGGAGTCATTGGACTTGAACTCGGATCTGTTTGGTCTAGACTTGGCGCGAAAGTTACCGTTGTGGAATTACAATCAAGACTCTTTGGCACTGCAGATAAGCAGATGTCTTCTTATGCACAAAGACTCTTAGAAGGACAGGGCATTAACTTTTTATTCGAGCACAAAGTTTTAGGCACAGAAAAGAAAAAAGACAAAGTCATTGTAAACATCCAAAACCCGGAAGGCAAATCCATTCAGATTGATGGCGACGTAGTATTGTTAGCCGTTGGAAGAAGACCATACGCGGATAATTTAGGTGCAAAAGAATTAGGAGTCAAATTTACTCCTAGAGGTAGAATAGAAGTAAACCCTCATAATTTCCAAACTTCCATACCAAATATCTATGCGATAGGCGATGTAATAGATGGTCCGATGCTTGCACACAAAGCAGAAGACGAAGGCATTGCGTTAGCCGAAATACTAGCAGGTCAATCAGGGCATGTAAATTATGCAGCGATTCCTTGGATTGTATATATCTGGCCTGAAGTAGCCTGGGTTGGACTCGGCGAAGAAGAATTGCAAGCCAAAGGAATTGAATACAAAGTTGGAAAGGCAATGTTTAAACCAAATGGTCGCTCGAAAGCAATGGGTGAGTCAGACGGACAAGTCAAAGTTTTAGCCGACAAAAAAACAGACAAGCTACTTGGAATTTATATCATAGGACCTCGCGCCTCCGATATGATTGTAGAAGCAGCAATTGCTTTCGAGTTTGGCGCATCAGCAGAAGACTTGGCTCGCACCTGTCATGCTCACCCTACTCTTTCGGAAGTAGTTAGAGAAGCTGCGATGGCAGTGGATAAATGGTCAATTCATAGTTAA
- the odhB gene encoding 2-oxoglutarate dehydrogenase complex dihydrolipoyllysine-residue succinyltransferase, producing MAVEIKVPEMGESITEATLLNWTKKPGESVKADEILAELETDKVTMEVRAPAAGVLKEQKKKAGETVSVREIIGLIEEGATATVTSSSPQTQPATEVKPQVAALKAEAPKNETLPPSVRKMTAENGIDANSISGSGKHGQVTKGDVISYIENKPSASSTPSAPAKVVPRNTGERETVVPMSRLRRAVADRLVTAQHTAAILTTFNEIDMSGVMNLRAQYKDKFKEQHNVGLGFMSFFTKAAVAALKAYPAVNGEIRDTDIIYKNYYDIGVAVGGPKGLVVPVVRDADQLSFAGIESEIARLANRVKDGKISLEEMQGGTFSISNGGTYGSMMSTPILNYPQVGILGLHNIVKRPVVVNDQIVIRPMMYVALSYDHRIIDGKEAVLFLVKIKEMIEDPTRLLIEV from the coding sequence ATGGCTGTCGAAATCAAAGTGCCTGAAATGGGCGAATCAATTACAGAAGCAACGTTACTCAATTGGACAAAGAAACCCGGCGAATCGGTGAAAGCAGATGAAATTTTGGCTGAGCTCGAAACCGACAAAGTTACAATGGAAGTCCGCGCTCCTGCCGCTGGTGTTCTAAAAGAACAAAAGAAAAAAGCTGGCGAAACAGTTTCTGTTCGAGAAATCATTGGACTCATCGAAGAAGGTGCTACCGCAACGGTTACTAGCTCTTCACCTCAAACTCAGCCTGCTACTGAAGTTAAACCACAAGTAGCCGCTCTCAAAGCAGAAGCACCTAAGAATGAAACTCTTCCACCTTCTGTTCGTAAAATGACTGCTGAAAACGGAATAGATGCAAATTCAATATCCGGTAGCGGCAAACACGGACAAGTCACTAAAGGGGATGTTATATCTTATATAGAAAATAAACCTTCAGCTAGTTCAACCCCTTCTGCTCCTGCAAAAGTTGTTCCGAGAAATACCGGAGAAAGAGAAACTGTGGTTCCAATGTCCCGTCTTCGTCGTGCTGTAGCTGACAGACTAGTAACCGCTCAACACACCGCAGCGATTCTTACAACGTTCAATGAAATTGATATGTCCGGTGTGATGAACTTAAGAGCACAATACAAAGATAAATTCAAAGAGCAACACAATGTTGGTCTTGGTTTTATGAGCTTCTTCACAAAAGCAGCAGTAGCCGCTCTAAAAGCATACCCTGCGGTTAATGGAGAAATCCGCGATACTGATATTATTTACAAAAATTACTATGATATCGGAGTGGCAGTGGGTGGACCTAAAGGTCTTGTAGTCCCTGTTGTTCGCGACGCCGATCAACTCAGCTTTGCTGGAATTGAATCTGAAATCGCAAGACTTGCAAACCGAGTCAAAGATGGTAAAATTTCTCTAGAAGAAATGCAAGGTGGAACTTTCTCTATTTCTAACGGTGGAACTTACGGCTCTATGATGTCTACGCCTATTCTAAACTATCCGCAAGTTGGAATATTAGGACTTCATAATATTGTAAAACGACCGGTAGTTGTAAACGATCAAATCGTAATTCGCCCGATGATGTATGTTGCTCTGTCTTATGACCATAGAATCATTGATGGAAAAGAAGCAGTTCTATTCTTAGTCAAAATAAAAGAAATGATTGAAGATCCTACTAGACTCTTAATCGAAGTTTAA
- a CDS encoding CDGSH iron-sulfur domain-containing protein: MSEPIIPQKGPYTVDVKEGEKKAWCSCGHSAKQPFCDGAHARNQTGMKPTMCQIAKTESVYFCGCKHTKNPPFCDGTHNSL; the protein is encoded by the coding sequence ATGTCCGAACCAATTATTCCCCAAAAAGGTCCCTACACAGTCGATGTAAAAGAAGGTGAAAAGAAAGCATGGTGTTCTTGCGGTCATTCAGCCAAACAACCATTTTGCGATGGTGCTCACGCCAGAAACCAGACAGGAATGAAACCAACTATGTGTCAAATTGCCAAAACAGAATCAGTCTACTTTTGTGGTTGCAAACACACAAAGAATCCACCTTTCTGCGATGGAACGCACAATAGTCTATAA